A part of Papilio machaon chromosome 11, ilPapMach1.1, whole genome shotgun sequence genomic DNA contains:
- the LOC106709725 gene encoding uncharacterized protein LOC106709725 — translation MKSMVLFCVIAGSLGQAPAARAPGQLQPPRLPPARFRSQRFELVPTTEPSVEPTTDSVGGPYPPSGWKPVGAPLALPDEQTAASGPYPPSGWTPAGKPFRLPGDGLPSTSYGTPDDVYGVPDDTFAATTTDAPATDTPEQLKVEKIEGPVEVLKSVGTYFVLLPSGQLQLVRVTGARGPAEAAGSPARLQFSRRA, via the coding sequence ATGAAGTCAATGGTTTTGTTCTGTGTGATCGCCGGGAGCCTCGGACAGGCGCCGGCGGCGCGAGCGCCGGGACAGCTCCAGCCGCCGCGCCTGCCACCCGCCAGATTTAGGTCGCAGCGCTTTGAACTAGTCCCAACGACTGAACCGTCAGTTGAACCAACCACTGACTCAGTCGGGGGGCCGTACCCGCCCTCCGGGTGGAAGCCTGTGGGCGCGCCACTCGCGCTGCCCGATGAGCAGACAGCAGCGAGCGGCCCCTATCCGCCCTCGGGGTGGACGCCCGCAGGGAAACCTTTCCGGCTGCCCGGGGACGGGCTACCGAGCACCAGCTATGGAACACCCGATGACGTATACGGCGTGCCCGACGATACTTTTGCCGCAACTACCACAGACGCCCCCGCCACCGACACCCCAGAGCAACTTAAAGTAGAAAAAATAGAAGGTCCCGTGGAGGTGCTGAAGAGCGTAGGTACGTACTTTGTGCTGCTGCCCAGCGGGCAGCTGCAGCTGGTGAGGGTGACGGGCGCGAGGGGCCCGGCAGAGGCCGCGGGAAGCCCGGCGCGCTTGCAGTTCAGCCGCCGTGCGTAG
- the LOC123721415 gene encoding uncharacterized protein LOC123721415 — protein MVLEELGLSSEKCSHTVRGVGVAVFVGASTIYRCVWVPAAGLRDYDKLARIMYLYDSEACGRRVAAALAIANLRLSNATGTQARGVRPVRWRPALVTVSASLSAATRWYLNFSVAIHALWLLSAVFLNILVKTCARLRLQKIGLSLFLYASVSVVIFDLSMAIVYASHIKKSLTKGMILRYSGWSVEMKLENYSAWGGWVPLAAALCWARGGPFECLNMYCCRAVHLTLRGVRKREVKRRLTLVVNPPLPEARSENPSDGTVLYFRAGEHIPFRGNRVSRVF, from the exons AGCTTGGATTGAGCTCCGAAAAATGCTCACACACGGTTCGCGGCGTAGGTGTGGCGGTGTTCGTGGGCGCCAGTACCATTTACCGATGCGTTTGGGTGCCGGCGGCGGGATTGCGCGACTACGACAAGCTGGCGCGCATCATGTACCTGTACGATTCGGAGGCGTGCGGGCGCCGCGTGGCCGCTGCGCTCGCCATCGCCAACTTGCGGCTGAGCAACGCAACAGGCACGCAGGCGCGCGGCGTGCGCCCCGTGCGCTGGCGGCCCGCCCTCGTCACCGTCTCCGCTAGCCTGTCCGCTGCCACTAGATG GTACCTGAACTTCAGCGTTGCGATACACGCGCTGTGGTTGCTATCGGCCGTGTTCCTCAACATATTAGTGAAGACGTGCGCGAGGCTCCGTCTTCAAAAGATCGGCCTCTCGTTGTTTTTGTACGCGTCGGTATCGGTGGTGATTTTCGACCTGTCCATGGCCATCGTGTACGCGTCGCACATCAAGAAGAGCCTGACCAAGGGTATGATCCTGCGGTACAGCGGGTGGAGCGTCGAGATGAAGCTGGAGAACTATTCGGCGTGGGGGGGCTGGGTGCCTCTAGCGGCGGCGCTGTGCTGGGCGCGCGGCGGGCCGTTCGAATGTCTCAACATGTACTGCTGCCGCGCCGTGCATCTCACACTGCGCGGCGTGCGCAAGCGGGAGGTGAAGCGCCGGCTCACGTTGGTCGTCAACCCTCCGCTGCCGGAGGCGCGCTCCGAGAACCCTAGCGACGGGACGGTTCTGTACTTTAGGGCCGGCGAGCACATTCCCTTCAGGGGGAATAGGGTCAGCAGGGTCTTCTAG